One genomic segment of Nonomuraea coxensis DSM 45129 includes these proteins:
- a CDS encoding AfsR/SARP family transcriptional regulator: protein MAGPAFAFHVLGPLKVVRDGVELPMSANRELVILASLLLNANRVMSVERLIEAVWAGSAPPSAWRQVAICVSRLRRTLGAGVIETSSPGYLLRATPDSIDWLRFSAMVSRARALAGGGRAEPAVLLLREALALWQGRPFEDIRGLRYDAARMEESRLEALETCLELEIGLGRHHQVIPELLALVAEWPLRERVRAQLMLAQYRAGRRAEALRTYQETRRYLLEQIGLEPGPALRRLQEQILRDESHLMRPPAAVPRPGGLVPCQLPPRVLPFVGRAGELAALDAALLGDGAAPFMVISGPGGVGKTSLALHWAHARIDAFPDGQLHACLGGAAAPDAVLDRFLRALGVPAPDLPADPDERLALYRSCTASRRLLVVLDGAEDGDQVLPLLPGGARCRVVVTATGPLDDLVARQGAHRAFLRPLPEDAARELAGLLVGASSPYGDDTVRELVAASCGNPLSLRLAAARLHPR, encoded by the coding sequence ATGGCGGGGCCGGCGTTCGCGTTCCACGTGCTGGGGCCGCTCAAGGTGGTCAGGGACGGCGTCGAGCTGCCCATGAGCGCCAACCGCGAGCTGGTCATCCTGGCCAGCCTGCTGCTCAACGCCAACCGCGTCATGAGCGTCGAACGGCTCATCGAGGCCGTCTGGGCCGGGTCCGCGCCGCCGAGCGCGTGGCGGCAGGTCGCCATCTGCGTCTCCCGGCTGCGCCGCACCCTGGGCGCCGGGGTGATCGAGACCTCCAGCCCCGGCTACCTGCTGCGGGCCACGCCCGACAGCATCGACTGGCTGCGTTTCTCGGCGATGGTGTCCCGGGCCCGCGCGCTGGCCGGCGGCGGCCGGGCCGAGCCCGCCGTGCTGCTGCTGCGCGAGGCGCTGGCGCTGTGGCAGGGGCGGCCGTTCGAGGACATCAGGGGGCTGCGCTACGACGCGGCGCGGATGGAGGAGTCCCGGCTGGAGGCGCTGGAGACGTGCCTGGAGCTGGAGATCGGGCTCGGCCGCCACCACCAGGTGATCCCCGAGCTGCTGGCGCTGGTCGCGGAGTGGCCGCTGCGCGAGCGGGTACGGGCCCAGCTCATGCTCGCCCAGTACCGGGCGGGGCGGCGCGCGGAGGCGTTGCGGACGTACCAGGAGACCCGCCGCTACCTGCTGGAGCAGATCGGCCTGGAGCCGGGGCCGGCGCTGCGGCGGCTGCAGGAGCAGATCCTCAGGGACGAGTCCCACCTGATGCGCCCGCCCGCGGCCGTCCCGCGGCCCGGCGGGCTGGTGCCGTGCCAGCTCCCGCCGCGGGTCCTGCCGTTCGTGGGGCGGGCGGGCGAGCTCGCGGCGCTGGACGCCGCGCTGCTCGGCGACGGCGCCGCTCCGTTCATGGTCATCAGCGGTCCGGGCGGGGTGGGCAAGACCAGTCTCGCCCTGCACTGGGCGCACGCGCGCATCGACGCCTTCCCCGACGGGCAGCTGCACGCCTGCCTGGGCGGCGCCGCCGCGCCGGACGCCGTGCTCGACCGTTTCCTGCGCGCGCTCGGCGTGCCCGCGCCCGACCTGCCCGCCGACCCCGACGAGCGGCTCGCCCTCTACCGGAGCTGCACCGCCTCCCGGCGGCTGCTCGTGGTGCTGGACGGGGCCGAGGACGGCGACCAGGTGCTGCCGCTGCTGCCCGGGGGCGCGCGCTGCCGGGTCGTGGTCACCGCCACCGGCCCTCTCGACGATCTGGTGGCCCGGCAGGGGGCGCACCGCGCGTTCCTGCGTCCGCTGCCCGAGGACGCGGCGCGGGAGCTGGCGGGGCTGCTGGTGGGGGCGTCGTCGCCGTACGGGGACGACACGGTACGCGAGCTCGTGGCCGCCTCCTGCGGCAACCCCCTCTCGCTCCGCCTCGCCGCCGCCCGCCTCCACCCCCGCTGA
- a CDS encoding macrolide family glycosyltransferase, with translation MTRRGNRVTYLTGGSAAEAVAAAGAEVVTYDSPYERVRSRAAEDDPLALLSLLLDESEAMLAAAARLLVRPDAIAYDISTLHAGRVLARATGLPATQLIPIFASNAHYSVLAATYEGEAAGRLDRELPGWVDGMLARIGALARRHGVHDDPAALWWGVQDSNLVALPRSFQYAGETFDERFTFVGPCLGERRFLEEWRPPGDGLPVALLSFGSVGTTRPELLRTCAQALAELPWRTVVTLADGTDPAVLGPLPPTVEPRRRVSHLSVLRHASVAVTHGGLGTAMEALHRGCPLVVVPTTAMDGPVARRVAELGLGRALDPAGLTAAEVAERVLAVAADPAARRAAAAMSADIRASGGAARAADLLERLPSRAAA, from the coding sequence GTCGTCACCTACGACTCGCCGTACGAGCGGGTCCGCTCGCGGGCGGCCGAGGACGATCCGCTCGCGCTGCTGTCGCTCCTGCTGGACGAGAGCGAGGCCATGCTGGCCGCCGCCGCCCGCCTGCTGGTGCGGCCGGACGCCATCGCCTACGACATCTCCACCCTGCACGCCGGCCGCGTCCTGGCCAGGGCCACCGGACTGCCGGCGACCCAGCTCATCCCCATCTTCGCCTCCAACGCCCACTACTCCGTCCTCGCCGCCACCTACGAAGGAGAGGCCGCGGGCCGCCTGGACCGGGAGCTGCCCGGCTGGGTGGACGGCATGCTGGCGAGGATCGGGGCGCTCGCGCGCCGGCACGGCGTCCACGACGACCCTGCCGCGCTGTGGTGGGGGGTCCAGGACTCCAACCTGGTCGCGCTGCCGCGCTCGTTCCAGTACGCGGGGGAGACGTTCGACGAGCGGTTCACCTTCGTCGGGCCCTGCCTCGGCGAGCGCCGCTTCCTGGAGGAGTGGCGCCCGCCGGGCGACGGGCTGCCGGTCGCGCTGCTGTCGTTCGGCAGCGTCGGCACCACCCGGCCCGAGCTGCTGCGCACCTGCGCCCAGGCGCTGGCCGAGCTGCCCTGGCGTACGGTCGTCACGCTGGCCGACGGCACCGATCCGGCCGTGCTCGGCCCGCTGCCGCCCACCGTCGAGCCGCGACGGCGGGTCTCGCACCTGAGCGTGCTGCGTCACGCGAGCGTGGCGGTCACGCACGGCGGCCTCGGCACCGCGATGGAGGCGCTGCACCGCGGCTGCCCGCTGGTGGTCGTGCCGACGACGGCGATGGACGGGCCGGTCGCGCGGCGCGTCGCCGAGCTGGGCCTCGGCCGCGCGCTGGACCCGGCCGGGCTCACCGCCGCCGAGGTGGCCGAACGGGTGCTCGCCGTCGCCGCCGACCCGGCCGCGCGGCGGGCCGCCGCGGCCATGAGCGCCGACATCCGCGCCTCCGGCGGCGCCGCCCGCGCCGCCGACCTGCTGGAACGCCTCCCGTCCCGGGCGGCGGCGTGA